A genomic window from Strix uralensis isolate ZFMK-TIS-50842 chromosome 20, bStrUra1, whole genome shotgun sequence includes:
- the IFT20 gene encoding intraflagellar transport protein 20 homolog: MAQAALGAAGLHFDELNKLRVLEPEVAQQTAQLREECRAFLDKIVEFQKIVGSLIELVDQLAKAAESEKMKAIGARNLLKSIAKQREAQEQQLQALIAEKKVQLERYRIEYETLCKIEADQNEFIDQFIFQK, from the exons ATGGCGCAGGCGGCGCTGGGCGCGGCCGGCCTCCACTTCGACGAGCTGAACAAGCTGCGGGTCCTGGAGCCCGAGGTGGCGCAGCAGACGGCGCAGCTCCGCGAGGAGTGCAGGGCCTTCCTGGACA aaataGTAGAATTTCAAAAAATAGTGGGTAGCTTAATTGAACTTGTTGATCAACTGGCAAAAGCTGCTGAAAGTGAGAAGATGAAG GCCATCGGTGCGCGAAATTTGCTGAAGTCTATAGCAAAGCAAAGAGAAGCTCAGGAGCAGCAACTTCAGGCTCTAATAGCTGAGAAAAAGGTGCAGTTGGAAAG atACCGAATAGAGTACGAGACTCTGTGTAAAATTGAAGCAGACCAGAACGAATTCATTGACcaattcatttttcagaaatag
- the TMEM97 gene encoding sigma intracellular receptor 2 isoform X1 translates to MLEFTFLSWRLIAARHASTHIARPPDEGGRFCPVAVDVQCIHLVCSFLKLTELLEWYTATFRDPLMLQPPAWFKAFMYCEAVLQLPFFPVAVYAFLKGGCRWIRTPAIIYSTHAATTLFAILAHILFHDFSQSEQLGPRTQRERLTLLSVYVPYLLIPLLILVTMLYHPHYNHVEKRKRK, encoded by the exons ATGCTGGAATTTACCTTTCTGTCATGGAGGCTAATTGCAGCTCGCCACGCCAGCACTCACATCGCCCGGCCGCCAGACGAGGGGGGCAGGTTTTGCCCTGTTGCCGTTGACGTCCAGTGCATTCATCTGGTTTGTTCTTTTCTGAAGCTGACAGAGCTGCTAGAGTGGTACACCGCCACCTTTAGAGACCCCCTGATGCTCCAGCCCCCGGCGTGGTTTAAGGCGTTCATGTATTGCGAAGCCGTCCTGCAGCTGCCCTTCTTCCCCGTCGCAGTTTACGCCTTCTTGAAAG GTGGCTGCAGATGGATCAGGACTCCTGCAATTATCTACTCCACCCACGCAGCTACGACTCTGTTTGCCATCCTGGCCCATATCCTGTTCCACGATTTCTCACAGTCGGAGCAGCTGGGCCCTCGGACGCAGCGCGAGCGCCTGACTCTGCTGTCTGTCTACGTGCCGTACCTGCTGATCCCGCTCCTCATTCTTGTCACCATGCTCTACCACCCGCATTACAACCAcgtggagaaaaggaaaaggaagtag
- the TMEM97 gene encoding sigma intracellular receptor 2 isoform X2 has protein sequence MAAVPRWRERLFGLYFLSHIPVTLLVDLPLLLPDGLRPRGLTELLEWYTATFRDPLMLQPPAWFKAFMYCEAVLQLPFFPVAVYAFLKGGCRWIRTPAIIYSTHAATTLFAILAHILFHDFSQSEQLGPRTQRERLTLLSVYVPYLLIPLLILVTMLYHPHYNHVEKRKRK, from the exons atGGCGGCGGTTCCGCGGTGGCGGGAGCGGCTCTTCGGCCTCTACTTCCTCTCGCACATCCCCGTCACGCTGCTGGTGgatctgcccctgctgctgcccgACGGCCTCCGCCCGCGGGGC CTGACAGAGCTGCTAGAGTGGTACACCGCCACCTTTAGAGACCCCCTGATGCTCCAGCCCCCGGCGTGGTTTAAGGCGTTCATGTATTGCGAAGCCGTCCTGCAGCTGCCCTTCTTCCCCGTCGCAGTTTACGCCTTCTTGAAAG GTGGCTGCAGATGGATCAGGACTCCTGCAATTATCTACTCCACCCACGCAGCTACGACTCTGTTTGCCATCCTGGCCCATATCCTGTTCCACGATTTCTCACAGTCGGAGCAGCTGGGCCCTCGGACGCAGCGCGAGCGCCTGACTCTGCTGTCTGTCTACGTGCCGTACCTGCTGATCCCGCTCCTCATTCTTGTCACCATGCTCTACCACCCGCATTACAACCAcgtggagaaaaggaaaaggaagtag